A genome region from Cydia pomonella isolate Wapato2018A chromosome 21, ilCydPomo1, whole genome shotgun sequence includes the following:
- the LOC133529752 gene encoding cytochrome P450 6B1-like: MPLLYVPLFLITLVYFLYRHFTNKLDYWRKKNIAGPHPIPFFGNLKESALRKLPVGLLYKKFYEDFPEEKIVGIYLMKTPAILIRDLEIAKHVLIKDFDMFADRGIKFGEKDMGANLFHADGDTWRVLRSRFTPLFTSGKLKNMLHLIDERAEKFVEYVDLITKDNTEHEVHSLVQKYTQATIAACAFGLDMDTYGQLADTLKRIDKKIFTVNSSSILDMLYPGILKKMGGSKFPKEVKEFFFDLTKIIISQRQGKPTERNDFMDLILALRQKEIQCRTKNDDNLILDMNDSVISAQSFVFYAAGYETSASTMGFLLYQLALNQDIQDKVIEELDAVLKKYNGDLSLEAISELTYMGKVFDETLRMYPIIDKLKRCAQMDYRVPETDLTIKKGQIVIVPVHGIHFDEKYYPNPEVFDPERFSTENVAKRHSCAYMPFGLGPRHCIGMRFAIVQSRVCLAKLLSRFRVARSSNTKSFCEFSPTRLVLYPEGGIKLNFVRRS; encoded by the exons ATGCCGCTTCTCTACgttcctttatttttaattactttagtATATTTCCTATACCGACACTTCACCAATAAACTTGACtactggagaaaaaaaaatattgctggACCACACCCGATACCATTTTTCGGAAATTTAAAAGAATCTGCTCTGAGAAAACTGCCCGTTGGTTTgctatataaaaagttttatgaaGATTTCCCTGAAGAAAAAATCGTTGGTATATATTTGATGAAAACACCAGCCATTCTGATTAGAGATTTAGAAATAGCGAAGCATGTTTTAATAAAAGATTTTGACATGTTTGCCGATAGAGGAATTAAGTTTGGGGAGAAAGATATGGGTGCTAATCTATTCCACGCTGACGGTGACACTTGGAGAGTGCTGAGGTCTAGATTTACTCCACTTTTCACATCAGGGAAGCTGAAAAATATGCTGCATCTGATCGATGAGCGAGCGGAAAAATTTGTGGAGTATGTAGACTTGATTACTAAAGATAATACCGAACATGAAGTGCATTCTTTAGTACAAAAATACACGCAAGCGACGATAGCAGCTTGCGCCTTTGGTTTAGACATGGACACATACGGTCAACTAGCGGACACGCTAAAAAGAATAGACAAGAAGATTTTCACAGTCAATTCCAGTTCCATTTTAGACATGTTGTACCCtggtatacttaaaaaaatgggTGGATCTAAGTTCCCTAAAGAAGTTAAAGAATTCTTCTTcgatttaacaaaaataatcatCAGCCAAAGACAAGGTAAGCCTACAGAAAGAAACGACTTTATGGACTTGATTTTGGCTCTAAGACAGAAAGAGATTCAATGTCGAACGAAAAACGACGATAATTTAATCCTGGATATGAATGATAGCGTAATTTCAGCACAGTCCTTTGTTTTCTACGCAGCGGGATATGAAACTAGTGCTTCTACAATGGGTTTCCTTCTATACCAGCTAGCTTTAAACCAAGACATTCAAGACAAAGTAATTGAAGAACTAGATGcagtcttaaaaaaatataacggaGACTTATCATTAGAAGCTATATCTGAGTTAACGTATATGGGAAAAGTATTTGATGAGACGCTTAGAATGTATCCGATAAtagataaattaaaaagatgtgctcAAATGGACTACAGGGTGCCTGAGACTGATCTTACGATAAAGAAAGGGCAGATAGTGATAGTACCCGTGCATGGAATTCATTTTGATGAGAAATACTACCCTAACCCTGAGGTATTTGATCCTGAGAGATTTTCTACGGAGAACGTGGCAAAGAGACACTCATGCGCATATATGCCGTTTGGATTGGGACCGCGACATTGCATag gtATGCGATTCGCCATCGTCCAGTCCAGGGTGTGTCTCGCCAAGCTGCTGTCTCGCTTCCGCGTGGCGCGCTCCTCTAACACTAAGAGCTTCTGCGAATTCTCTCCTACAAGGCTGGTCTTATACCCGGAGGGTGGGATCAAACTGAACTTTGTTAGAAGAAGTTAG
- the LOC133529848 gene encoding mucin-21-like — MALKILLNVAISICILGSVTAQILNGVKASNPTTPIVEGSTLPSSSSASTIDEGSKSTITSSETTGEGLYSTIDDSTSSTLGGSDFTTMSSLLTSDDGSKSTTPSSAATTATNAIITSAGYIPIIKPNVTPTTEGSSSTTKAVTMQGPKPDYKTRYSDYYKGIKPDHNTRHRYEGINPNYKTRYSDYNDGIKNKCKTQYRDREHHEGINYKTKYRRHRLCHYQSS; from the exons ATG GCCCTCAAAATCTTGCTGAATGTAGCCATCTCCATATGTATTCTGGGATCGGTCACCGCTCAGATCCTCAACGGAGTTAAAGCATCAAACCCTACCACCCCTATTGTGGAGGGATCGACATTACCTTCATCATCTAGTGCCTCGACTATCGATGAGGGGTCAAAATCAACTATAACATCTAGTGAGACGACTGGGGAGGGATTATACTCGACTATCGACGACTCGACATCTAGTACTTTGGGGGGATCAGACTTCACTACAATGTCTAGTCTCCTAACAAGTGATGACGGATCAAAGTCTACCACGCCATCTAGTGCCGCGACAACTGCTACAAACGCAATTATAACTTCAGCCGGGTACATCCCGATAATAAAACCAAATGTCACGCCTACTACGGAAGGATCAAGCTCGACCACAAAAGCGGTAACAATGCAGGGACCAAAACCCGACTACAAAACCCGATATAGTGATTACTACAAAGGGATCAAACCCGACCACAATACCCGACATCGTTACGAAGGTATCAATCCCAACTACAAAACCCGATATAGTGACTACAACGACGGGATCAAAAACAAATGCAAAACCCAGTATCGTGATCGTGAACACCATGAAGGGATCAACTATAAAACCAAATACCGTCGTCACCGCCTCTGCCACTACCAGTCCAGCTAA